Genomic window (Cryptococcus neoformans var. grubii H99 chromosome 9, complete sequence):
CTCGAGAAGCATACCAGTGATCTTACCGGCGAGCTCGGGCTGGGTCTCGTGGATCAAGGGGTAAAGAGCCTCACCGAGcatctgcttctgctcAGCAGGAGCAGCCCTGGCCAAAGACTGGGCATCGAGTCGGCCAGCTTGGGGAGCGGGGGCAGCCTGCTCGTGGGGACGAGCGGGCATCTGGCCACCTCGAGGCATGGAACCGGCAGGAAGACCTTGGGGAGCACCGACAGGGCTGGGGCCGCCGTTACGGGGACCGTTGGCGTTGGGCGCAGCAGGGATTCGGGCACCACCGGGTCGGACGGGATAGCCAGGAGCACCAGGGTAAGGAACTTGAGGAGGCATGCCGTAGGCGGGAACACCACCGGGCAAGGGCTGGCCGTTGGGGTTGAATCGGGGTCGGGACTGCATCATGTTTTGGGGAGCACCGGGGTAACCCATCATAGGGCCACGGACAGGGGGCATACCAGGCATGGGCTGGCCGTATCCGGGCATGGGAGGGTAACCGTACATAGGCTGACCCATGTAACCCTGCATGCCGGGGAAACCAGTACCGTACTGCATTCTTTGCTGAGCTCGCTGGGCAATCTGAGACTCGAGAGCCTGTCGACGAACGTCCTTTCGCTGAGCAAGAGCGACGTAGAGGGGCTTAGTGCCGATCATCTTGCCGTTCATCTCAGAGACAGCCTTGGTGGCCTCGTCGGGGGAAGAGTAGCAGACGAAACCAAAGCCCCTAGAGACACCACTGTCGTCCCTCATAACCTTGGAGGAAGTGATGGTACCGAAAGCCTCGAACTCGGCACGGAGACGGTCGTCATCCCACTCATCTGTATAAAAAGTAAGCCAACATAATTTACGATGAACAGGTTTTACTTACCATCAAGGTTCTTGATGTAAAGGTTGACACCGGCGCTCTTGGCCTCGTTCTCgagcctcttctcctcgtgGCTCTTCTTGAGCTCAGCTTCACGCTCAGACTTGGTCTGGGCCCTACCGGCGTAGAGTTTCTTGCCGTTAACCTCCTTCTCGTTGAGCTCGTCAACAGCCTTCCTTGCGGACTCGTGGTGCTCGTAGTTGACGAAACCGAAACCCTTGGAGACACCCTTCTCGTCCCTGGAAAGGGCAACAGAGATGGTGGGGCCGAAAGGCTTGACCAAGTCCTCGAACTCAGCGTCAGTGACCTCGAGGTCAACGTTCTTGATGTAGACGTTGGTGAACTGGGCACGCAACTCCTCGACCTTGGAGAGACGCTCCTTCTTGCCGACGTGGTGACCGACGTAGACCTTCTTGTCGTTCAAAAGCATACCGTTGACGGCCTTAATGGCAGCGTCGGCGGCCTCACCGGTAGAGTAATGGACAAAGCTAGACGACAATCAGCAACAGCTATTGCGAAGGTATCGCTAAACTCACGCGAAGCCTCGGCTCTTGCCATTCTCGTCGGTACCGACTTTGCAAGAAAGAATGTCACCGAAAGCGGCAAAAGTGTCGTGGAGAGCCTTGTTGTCAATGCTCTGGTCGAGGTtcttgatgaagatgtttcCCTGACCAGTCTTCCTCAAGGCGGGGTCACGCTGAGACCACATAATTCGGCATGACTGACCCTTGATGAGGGAGTAGTTGAGGTGCTCGAGGGCCCTCTCACCGTCGGCGGCGTTGAGGTAGTTGACGTAGGCGTAACCGAGAGATCGTCGAGTGACGGCGTCACGGCAAACACGGATGCTTCACAGCTTGTTAGTAATCCTATTTGACCAGCCGACCGCGGAAAACCTGACTTACGAAGCAACAGGCCCGATCATGTTGAAGATCTCGAAGAGCATAGCCTCGGTGACGCTGGGGTCGAGCTCGCCAACATAGAGAGAGGCGGACACGGCGTTGCCGCCGGGGGCAGCGGCAGCAGGAGTAGGAGCACCCTCGGCGGGGGTGGTCTGGGTGGcgggagcaggagcaggagccGCGGGAGTCTCagcagcaggagcaggggATGTAGCGGTTTCGACGGACATATTGTTGTTTTTCGTTATTTTCTCTAACTGGATGGGATCGTCCACGTGAAGAATCGATTGAAATGTGCGTTTACGTAGTGTTTTTGAGGGCTGAAAAAGGACAAAGTCAGTATTTCCTCCAAAAAGGTCGTAACAACAGCATCCAGGCCTCCGGACGTGCAGAAATTGTTACACTCACCTTTACAGACTGTGCTTTTCTCTCAGTGAAGATAGAAATGCggtaaagaagaaaaaaaaaggaagagagaaatCTATTTCCTAGCGAGCGACGACAAAAGAAGTGCACTCCGCCCGTCAACATCCGACCAGCCACACCCTTCAAAGTTTATATCACCGCGGCATTATTTTTCTTTACGTATTGCCGTTCACTGATCGTCGTGACGCAACCACATCAACCAACCAGAACCGTCAGGAAAAAtccaggaaggaagaacgaAGAGAGTTACTATGCTGCTGAAACCCCAATGGAACGAAATTGGGGCATAGACGATGACTGTGGTGTCTAAGAGATACTGGCTAGTTATGCCCATCACTATATCACATGCATTGATGCCATCGTCGTGCAATACTGCAGCATACGCTAATGATACTGAAAGACGCCCGTCCTTCCTGCGCATGCGCACATTCGCCGTTGCAGCAATCACTTCTGCATGGTCGTGGCCGGCACCTTCTTATCCTCTGGCAGAGTGTTAGCTAATAGCTCATCTAGCATTGCAGCCACATCCTTGTATATCAGATCTAAAGTGAACGCATCTACACATCCAGAGTCCATCAGCCGTGCGTTCGGTGTCGAGTGGATGGGATCAAACGGAAGAATATGTGATCCTTACGGAATGGCGGTTCAATTTTGGCCGTCAACCTTTCTATTACCTCTCCGCGGTGTTTGATGAGCCACTAGAGATAATTTATCGGGTCAACCATACTCTCGACTTTAAAGAGATAATTGCCAACCTTCCTGGATTCTTCCCTATGACTAGGCCTTTCTTCGATGGGCAAGTTATCATACTTGACCGCTAGTACCCACAGCGCAGCTGCGACCACATTAATATCGTCCTCGGTATCCAAAAAGACGTCTCCCGGCAAGTCAATAAGCTTGCATGCCccaggaggaagaggattctCCTGGAAATGTTTGGCTAGAAGTTCAAGGTCGAAGACGTGGGGCAAGGTTTTGGGAATGCCTCGTTCTGATAGGAAAAACGTCACCATACAACATTACGAAACTAACTCGGGGCAATGCTCACCATCAAGATCCAAAGTCATTTTTATTCTTGGGAAGAACTGCTTTTCAGGTGGACTTCATACTTTTCAGGCCCTTTATAGCGGACACATTTCACAAACACCTCCTTTCTCACGGGTTGGACAAAGGATTGATTTTAAGTCCCTACATTTTTTGACGAGAACAGTTGCAAACAATTCAGAGTCACTAAAAATCCGACAATTCGTATGGTAAACTAAGAAAATGGGTGAGTCCCGGTCCCATGAATCATTGAACTGACGGTGGTAGGCGTTTACTACTCGGTAAGTTCATAGACAGCGACGAGAAGCTAAGGATTAGCGACACATACAACCAATACCGGCTCAGCTCTGCCCACAATGTGGATCCTGTGAGTTaacttccctttctctttcttgatTACATCTCACTTGTCGTACGTAGCTTTCGTACAAGCTGGTGTTACTTCCCGGACATTCCAGATCTGTGGGCTAcctctttgccttttgaaGTCTGATCATGATCTCACATGTCGGAGCTGCGGGTGGCAGCTCATTGACAGTAAGTTTTAACTTTTACAGTAGAAGCTGACCTTGCAAGTGGCTTCGATGACTCGAAATCGTTATTACCCGTAAGTTTCCTCATTGTAAGGTACCAGAATGAATAAGGCTGATGGTCCTAGTGGCCGACGGAATCCTCTGTCTTATTCATATGGACGATGGAGAGGTCGCTCAGGCGAATGGGACAGACGCGAAAACTACACGTACAGATTTGGAGTCAGACGTCGTTGGCTGCAGCGCAGAAGTTGGTAACAATGAATTTGCATGATCTTTACAattgtcttctttcaacttccctttcctttccatATAATATACTCTTGTGTGCTGAGGACAAATTAGGCTTTGACAGACGCAAACCACTCTGAAAGCCTCTTGTAAACGTCTTCGAACTGCTTGACATTCTCGGGGTCATTCAAATTGGCACGAGCAGCTGCCCAACCGTGGTGGACGGTGTCGTAGAGATGGTATCCGCACTTGTCACCGAAGGGCTTGGACTTGAAGTCGTTAacaatcttctcaatcaCATCTTTGGGTTCATCCTGAAACCTTGTTAGCTTGATCTCATTCAGGAAGGAATTTAACTTACATGGCTGGGATAGAAGCCAAGAGGGACAGAGAGCTTCTCGCCATCTTCAGGGGCAATCATGGCAGGGTGGGCAACCGCACCGGCGTTGAAAGGCGTGCCCTCCACCAGGGACAAAAGAGTCAACTTGCCACCTGTATTATTCCATATTAGGCCGCATACACGAAAAAACAGCTACATTGCCACTTACCCCAGCAGTAGCCCAAGATTGAGACCTTTTCGTAGCTCTTCTGAAGCTCTTTCGCAAAATCGAGCACCTCTGGCAATCTTTCATCCAGCTTGGCACTACATATGATCAGCTATACTCCACCTGCCCAGTGGATATTAAGGCTTACGTAGTAGCAAAGAACTTTTGAAGAGTCTCTTTGTCCCCATCCTTGTCGGCAGGGAAAGGCTTCCCCTTGAAAACATCCGGCATAAGAACCTTGGTAGGGAAGGTGCTGGCCAGGTGGGAGACGAGAGTATCAGAGCCTTTAATAGTAGTGTCCCAGAAGCCAAAGATATCATAAATTACCACCAAAGCGTGCTTGGCACTCTCCGGTCCAGTCTACAGTGTCTCACGTCAGTCCGCCTGATATGTCCCAGATTGGAGATGATCTCACTTACCACGTAGACCTTGTCATAATTAGCTACGGACTTGAACTCGCCTTTGTACTTGTAGCCAATGGGGTCAGAGGTGGGGTGGGGGACATTGGGCTTGGAGGGGTTGGAGTTGGACTGAGGAGGGCAGCATTCGGTGTCTGGTTGGCAAAGAAAAGTCATCAGGCGAGCTTGGCTAACATTTTTTACAAGGAGATAGGCTCACTTTTGGACATTTTGCCGGTGATGTTTGTGAAGCTTCTCGTGTTGTTGTAGTTGACAATGAAAAACTTAACGAGCGATGATGTTCGTGAGGATGTAGTAAATGTCGACAAGTTACGACCACTTCGCTCATATGACGTCGATACGAGCCGCGAACGTAAAGGCAAGGTGGAGGTCAACCGGGCGCGAGCTTGCATATTTGATCGTTTTGAGTTGCCAGTGATAGCTATTCGCTAATGACCCAAATAATTGAAAAAGGAAGCAACTAAGAAGCAAACGGAAATCTAGGACCAAAGCTCGTACAGCATTCACGCTAACGTAACATTATACAACATGCATTTCAAGTCCGCACTATTACTCCATCCCATTCACCTTTCTAAATCCACATCATGAGCTGATGCCTTGTGTAATCCTGACCAGATGCCAAATCGGACTCTGAACCCAGAGCAGGGTAGAAAGGCACCATCGCATCCGATGATCCAAGGATCAGAGTGTCTATGAAACTTGATTAGCCTTGCTCCCAATTTCAATAAAAAACAAATACTCACTGTACATCCTCCAGTAAACTTCCCTTACTCGCCTGGCAGGGTGGAACAACCCTTGCAACACATAACTCAACACGACACCAGATCCAATACCAAGTCTCATCGCTTCGATAGCATCCATCACACCACCAATAACGTGAGGACTCGTTTCAAAGATGTTTGGCCAAACAAGGTTCAACAAATGTGTGAGTGCCTCTTCGTAACCCAAGCCGGCGACACCAATAGCTAGATGCTTGACAATGGCACAAGCCGTTTGTCGGTGGACGTGATCTCGGTCAGTGAGAGCATCTTCGAGCAAGCCGACGACTGAGTGGATATAATCTTTGGACATTTCCCCGACGTATTCGAATACGAAGGCAAGGGCCTTGAGACAACCATTTCGAACGTTAAGTTCGGGAGTTCGGTATTCATTAAGAATAGCGGGGATACAAGTGAAAGGACCACAGGTTTCGGCGACAATGGCTAGTTGCTGTCAGCATCTGTGCAGATTCATTTGAAAATCGACGCTTACCGATAGCGACGGTACTACAAACCCTACTCTGTCGCTCCTGTACCTTCAAGTTTGTCAAGAGAACACTCAACACATCCTGAGGACCAATAGCCTTTGCGATATAACCGAAAGAGTTGACAGCCGCTCGTCGAATCGCTCGCTTGTGGGCCTTGAGCAGGTCAAGAAGCTCGAAACAGATTCGCATCCATTCCTTAGCAGGGACGTATTCGGCACCTCGATCGGCAATACGACCGATCAAGTTGATGGTTGCTTCTTGAACCTTTTCGTGTCGATTTCGAAGAATGGGGGTCATTCGCGGGACTGTCAAATGTGTTAGCAATTGACTCATTCGTCATATCAAGACCGTCACTCACGAAGATCCTTGACGGGTGGGTTCATCTCTGTCATACCAACGACATTCGCGATAGCTCCCTCAGCGGCAATAAGGCTAATAAAAGGTCAGCTTTTTTCACTTCATATTTGAGAAATGGACTGACCTTCCCAAAGCGTCGGGATACTCTTCACCCAACTGCTCAAAGATAACAACACCTAACTTGCTCAGCAGTACATCCTCCTTACAGCTCTTGATAATCGGTGCCAGCTTAGTAGTCAAATCAGCTGCCAACATTCGTACCTTGGCGGATTTGTTAGTCAATCTCCAAAGGATCATGGAAACGATTTGTGGAAGATAAGGCTTGACACGAGGACCGAGAGAGGCGACAACGGTTGCAAAACCGTCAAGCATGACAGTGTCTTCAAAAGTCTGCTCCTGGAAGGAGTAGATAATACCATCAATTAACAAGACTTCGAGACGTTCGTCGATATCGGCAGCACCAATGTTGGAAACCACCTTGGTAATGGTCTCCATAACCATCTTTCGGAAAGGTTCACTTTCGTCCTTCAAATCATTGACTGTCCTACCGACGATCTCTGCGACACCAGCCTTGTTGGCCAGCTCGACAGTGGTCTCTACAAGCTGTTTGTAATTCCTCTTGTCTAACGCCATACGCCTGACCCAAAAGGCCTTAAAGAACTCGGGGAgaacctcttctttgataTATGAAGGAGTAACACCCTCGGTGGAGGCACACTGCTTGATGACTTGCAAGACAATCCTTctcatttcttcatcagaaGTTTGGAATTCTCGGATCAAAATAGGCATACACTCTCGCACGTAGTATCCGGCGTACTCGGGGTCCATAAGCGGGATAATGTAACCGATGGCTTTGAGGAAAGCGGCGAGGGTCTTACCTCGGTGCTGTCTGATACCGAGCCACAAGGGTTTGAGAACGTTATCGAAAGACTCGATACCGTAAGGCGCGGCAGCTTCGGCAAGACCAGCAAGGGCCAGAGCGGTCATAGTTCGAACCTTTTGTTGCTCATCTTTCAAACCATCGGCAATGGCGTCGACAAGGTTAcgaagatggggaaggacTGCGCAGCCTGACATAATGGCGATTTGTTGGATAATACGGATACCGGTATGCCTCGCCTGCCATGATTTTTTTGATCGACAGACAGcacgaaggaaaggaagaagagcagggATACCGAGAGCGGAGGCTACAACCGAAAAGGCTCTGGCAGTGGTGTTACGGACGTACTCATCGACGTGGTCGATATCGGGACGCATGGTGGAGATCATGTGGGCAAGACCGGCTGCTTTGGCGAGGTTGGAAATGATTTCTCGACCTTCGACTCGAGCGTAGTAATCCTCATCGATAAGAAGAGGCTCTATGACGACAAGGATCTTGTGGACATATGGACGAACAAGATCATCAAGCTTGTAGAGAACACGGTCGATGACCTTGACAAGCAAATGCCGTTCCTGGTCTTCGAGCGTACGCTCCAtaagaagagggaggattTTGTCGAATAATGGACCCGCACCGAACTCTCGCGCACGATCGGTGATTTGACGCAAAGCGGTTTTACGGACAGGAGGGGTACCGTTCTTGATTTTGAGCAAAAGTCGCATGATTTTGCGTTCTTTGAGCTCTTCGACAGTGTATTCTGCGTCGTTTTCTTCACCACCGCCTTCTCCGAGTACCTTGGCAAAGTACTGGGTATCTTCAGGTTTGAGGAATTGAAGAGTTCCAATTCCATCAATCTCTGTTTGCTCAGTTGTACCCTGTAAGCCACCAGCTGCTGCTCGAGCTCGTGCGGCATCTGTTTCGTCCTGCATCATGAATCCAGCTTCAGCCTGCTGGGGAACCATCTTGCGAACTGAAGGGGCGGGGTGGTAGTCGTCCGGTACAGGCACCACAACATAACCTTCTTCAGATCCAGGAAGCAATGAgtcaagctcttcatcagTCATGCGCCGGTATCGCTTGTCTTCGACCAGGACGATACCGGATGGTTTGGCGAGATTGGTGGGAGCAGCGAGGACACTGGAAGATGCAGTCTGCGCAGGAGTTTGATCCCATCGGGAACGCTTTTTCTCGGGCGGTGCTTCAGCCGGAGTCTGATCCCATCGAGAACGACGTTTTCTgggttcttcttccttgacctcctccttgacctcttccttgactTCTTGCTTAATTTCAGGCTCAGTATCCCATCTTCGCTTCTTGCGGGGGGGAGTAACGTCACCAGCCTGGGCTCTAGGGGGTGTCTCATCCCCAACAAGAGCCTTGCGTGGTGGGGTATCGCCACCTGTGAGCTCTCTCGGCGGAGTTTTGTCGTCCACCTGcatctctcctctctccttctcctccttctccatcttttccttgtaTCTTCtaaccttctcctcctccttctccaaatTGATTCGCCTCATACGTTCCTCATAgctttcatcctcacctTCACCCTGGCCGTCTGTCCTGTTGAACCTACGCAAGTGGTAGTCGCTTTGTCTAGCAGCTACTTGCTTCGACCTTGCCTTATCCTGGAAGGCATCCGGAgtctcatcctcgtccgcGAGTTCGGCATGCTCGTCGAGAATGTCCTGTGGAGCCGTGTACGACTGGAGCTGTGGGTACTCTTCGTCAGACATAGTTCGTGGTGGGCAGAATGTTTCTTCGACTTAATTTGTATGGTGAATTCACCTGGGGGGCTGAGCGACGAGCTcaggcggcggcggcgcaAGAACGAATGAACAAGTCAATTTACACGTGGCATTATTAGAAGGTCATTACATAATAAATATTATATTACATAAGTGATAATCGCCACAAGATAATGGAAGGAAGCTTATCCCCCTGCCACTGAAATGCCGCAAAACTCCGAATGTCTCGCAGGCCTGCTTTTGACGAACGAAATTCCCCATCTTTAGAAGTCTTTAACCTTCAAAAAAGTCGTGAGTGTTTCCCAGTCTACCTGAAAGACATTCAGCTCACGCCATCCAGACCATGGCCAGCATCAACTCCAAGATCTTGCGCTCCGCCAACGCTCCCCAGACTGCCCCCTCTGAGATCGAGCAGCAGATCGCCCAGGCTCTCCTCGACCTCGAGGCCAACGTCCCCGAGCTCAAGTCTGAGCTCCGACAGCTTGCGTTCTCCTCTGCCAAGGAGGTTGACGTCAAGGGCGGCAAGAAGGCGGTTGTGATCTTTGTGCCTGTGCCCATGGTCAAGGCCTTCCACAAGGTTCAGCAGAGGTGAGTTGGGCGGAGATTaggagggatggaagaatggcATACGCCGAGCATGGCCAGGGTAGACGGAGGGACTTTTTAGGCCCACCTCCCCAAGGCGGCTCGGCGTTGACCATAGGAGGATTGGAGGGGAAAACGGGATACCCCAGCGGGCAGTTACTGACTGTATGTAGGCTTACCCGAgagctcgagaagaagctctCCGACAAgttcatcgtcttcctttCCCAGCGACGAGTCCTCCCCAAGCAGTCTCGATCCTCCGCCTCTGCccagaagcagaagcgACCCCGATCCCGAACTCTTACCGCCGTCCACGAGAAGATCCTCGAAGAGCTCGTCTTCCCCTCTGAGATCGTTGGCAAGAGGACCAGGGTCGCCCAGGACGGTTCTAAGTTGATCCGAGTGTAAGTTGCTTGCTTATTGCTACTGCATCGGAGCCGTTACTGACATGGAAATTTTAGCTACCTTGACTCTAAGGACCAGAACAACCTCGAGTACAAGCTCGacaccttctcttctgtcTACCGAAACCTCGCCGGCAAGGACGTCGTTTTCGAGTAAGTTTATACCTTGCAGTCATGATCCTGTAACGAAGCTGATGGGATGTTTAGGTTCCCCGTCGTCGCTCAGGAGTAGATTTAGGTGTTGGCATTGGGGCTGGCATGCATTGTGACTTAGGCAAATGTATCTGTCGGTCCTTTGATTTTTTCAGCCTGTTTGAAGGCGACTTCCTTTGGTGTTTTCCAGTTGTATGGCTCTGCAATAATGCACGCGAGAGAACATAAGCAACTCTCCGCACTATCCACAACACCTTCTACATCTTACAGCATACTAAATTTAAACGGCCAAAATGGCtaagaaggaaaagaagaagttacTCACGTTCGGCCCCTTTGAACAGGTGCTTCTAGCACTTCTTGTGATGGTATTTGGTTTGTTTTCCTGGTCATTGTGCGCAGTGTCAGTGACAGCTAACATGCACTAgcctctcatccctctttcccttaTTCTCCGTTCACTGCCATCATCGGACCGGACGGACAGTCCACCATATCAccatttcccttcctctctcccccTTTTCTGGCTATGCTCCTCATCGTTTACCTAGGCTACTATATCCTCAGACGTCAAGAAGCCGAACGTGATCGTCTCAAGGCCCTAGCCAAAGCAAAACCCAAGTCGTTCAGCCCCAGCTCCAGCTCAAGCTCTaacaaagacaagaagCCTCTTTCCTCGTCTGATGTTCGGGATGGCAAGCTAGCTACACCTTCTAACAAACGAGTCGGTGATCCAATGCC
Coding sequences:
- a CDS encoding polyadenylate-binding protein, cytoplasmic and nuclear is translated as MSVETATSPAPAAETPAAPAPAPATQTTPAEGAPTPAAAAPGGNAVSASLYVGELDPSVTEAMLFEIFNMIGPVASIRVCRDAVTRRSLGYAYVNYLNAADGERALEHLNYSLIKGQSCRIMWSQRDPALRKTGQGNIFIKNLDQSIDNKALHDTFAAFGDILSCKVGTDENGKSRGFAFVHYSTGEAADAAIKAVNGMLLNDKKVYVGHHVGKKERLSKVEELRAQFTNVYIKNVDLEVTDAEFEDLVKPFGPTISVALSRDEKGVSKGFGFVNYEHHESARKAVDELNEKEVNGKKLYAGRAQTKSEREAELKKSHEEKRLENEAKSAGVNLYIKNLDDEWDDDRLRAEFEAFGTITSSKVMRDDSGVSRGFGFVCYSSPDEATKAVSEMNGKMIGTKPLYVALAQRKDVRRQALESQIAQRAQQRMQYGTGFPGMQGYMGQPMYGYPPMPGYGQPMPGMPPVRGPMMGYPGAPQNMMQSRPRFNPNGQPLPGGVPAYGMPPQVPYPGAPGYPVRPGGARIPAAPNANGPRNGGPSPVGAPQGLPAGSMPRGGQMPARPHEQAAPAPQAGRLDAQSLARAAPAEQKQMLGEALYPLIHETQPELAGKITGMLLEMDNAELLHLVESQPALQEKVDEALRVLAEWGKDEKPAAAEGAEEPKKEEEETKE
- a CDS encoding splicing factor 3B subunit 1; translated protein: MSDEEYPQLQSYTAPQDILDEHAELADEDETPDAFQDKARSKQVAARQSDYHLRRFNRTDGQGEGEDESYEERMRRINLEKEEEKVRRYKEKMEKEEKERGEMQVDDKTPPRELTGGDTPPRKALVGDETPPRAQAGDVTPPRKKRRWDTEPEIKQEVKEEVKEEVKEEEPRKRRSRWDQTPAEAPPEKKRSRWDQTPAQTASSSVLAAPTNLAKPSGIVLVEDKRYRRMTDEELDSLLPGSEEGYVVVPVPDDYHPAPSVRKMVPQQAEAGFMMQDETDAARARAAAGGLQGTTEQTEIDGIGTLQFLKPEDTQYFAKVLGEGGGEENDAEYTVEELKERKIMRLLLKIKNGTPPVRKTALRQITDRAREFGAGPLFDKILPLLMERTLEDQERHLLVKVIDRVLYKLDDLVRPYVHKILVVIEPLLIDEDYYARVEGREIISNLAKAAGLAHMISTMRPDIDHVDEYVRNTTARAFSVVASALGIPALLPFLRAVCRSKKSWQARHTGIRIIQQIAIMSGCAVLPHLRNLVDAIADGLKDEQQKVRTMTALALAGLAEAAAPYGIESFDNVLKPLWLGIRQHRGKTLAAFLKAIGYIIPLMDPEYAGYYVRECMPILIREFQTSDEEMRRIVLQVIKQCASTEGVTPSYIKEEVLPEFFKAFWVRRMALDKRNYKQLVETTVELANKAGVAEIVGRTVNDLKDESEPFRKMVMETITKVVSNIGAADIDERLEVLLIDGIIYSFQEQTFEDTVMLDGFATVVASLGPRVKPYLPQIVSMILWRLTNKSAKVRMLAADLTTKLAPIIKSCKEDVLLSKLGVVIFEQLGEEYPDALGSLIAAEGAIANVVGMTEMNPPVKDLLPRMTPILRNRHEKVQEATINLIGRIADRGAEYVPAKEWMRICFELLDLLKAHKRAIRRAAVNSFGYIAKAIGPQDVLSVLLTNLKVQERQSRVCSTVAIAIVAETCGPFTCIPAILNEYRTPELNVRNGCLKALAFVFEYVGEMSKDYIHSVVGLLEDALTDRDHVHRQTACAIVKHLAIGVAGLGYEEALTHLLNLVWPNIFETSPHVIGGVMDAIEAMRLGIGSGVVLSYVLQGLFHPARRVREVYWRMYNTLILGSSDAMVPFYPALGSESDLASGQDYTRHQLMMWI
- a CDS encoding small subunit ribosomal protein S7e, with protein sequence MASINSKILRSANAPQTAPSEIEQQIAQALLDLEANVPELKSELRQLAFSSAKEVDVKGGKKAVVIFVPVPMVKAFHKVQQRLTRELEKKLSDKFIVFLSQRRVLPKQSRSSASAQKQKRPRSRTLTAVHEKILEELVFPSEIVGKRTRVAQDGSKLIRVYLDSKDQNNLEYKLDTFSSVYRNLAGKDVVFEFPVVAQE